The following are encoded together in the Periplaneta americana isolate PAMFEO1 chromosome 5, P.americana_PAMFEO1_priV1, whole genome shotgun sequence genome:
- the LOC138699705 gene encoding uncharacterized protein isoform X2, with protein MDSIITISSENVPKYTNTDVSLELPIEIIIYILEFLPLSDRISASQVCRLWHMASKDLKLHSNEVVVLHDDLTRPLLVFENSLGTFLHFVFKEVELGAKLTKFWDRFCPQMRSLSMHSCDVSERTFVDILLRCSHLENLNVNGCRELLMSGRVLEQESDVLLLSKTLVKLKELSLASNRYLSDALFNRFVAITPNLEDLSLTGCQISFHTGLYKKFYPRNMSDNGIIMASESVLTFRNILQYIVSQAEKIRKLRFSRTLIDHTALSQLAEVPKLRLQALHLQYCEQLNNTGILTLTEYQQSLNELDLSLCSRITDQSLLAICRNLKNLSILNIQSCRAVTNLGVTELCNLRKLVDLNLSQCEQVTGEGIEKGLCSYVNPEFRRLYLTALPLDEKTICLIAEHLPGLTHLDLGWCFNAVTDTSIQAICQHQVWLRSLKLTRCDKVTDAGLTGMGLRTERVEQTEGNVNNEQSSVVEKEINVMPDISNEGVVHNDPLHRISLRTKAEQDIVNDAKRKKVVLQMCEDQDVGQVESGFSLIRLKGLQELDLCGCNRITDVSLKYAFSFLELRHLNLSLCQQVTHSGISDLASKNPSIETLIMSNCHNITDDGVVNFVKCLPRLKHLDLQMFPPQKWNSPHSQTSRVQEGLHRPYLEVLATNQPTNQSTNIHSGDVSNQPVNKSINQHYCTSMFPNETKFGGS; from the exons ATGGACTCTATAATAACAATATCAAGTGAAAATGTTCCCAAATACACGAACACTGATGTGTCATTGGAATTACCGATTGAG ATCATAATATACATACTGGAGTTCCTGCCTTTGTCCGACAGAATCAGTGCCTCGCAGGTGTGTCGTCTATGGCATATGGCATCCAAAGATTTGAAATTGCATAGTAATGAAGTAGTCGTACTTCACGATGACCTGACCAGACCCCTTCTAGTCTTTGAAAATAGTCTTGGGACATTTCTTCATTTTGTGTTTAAAGAAGTAGAACTTGGagcaaaattaacaaaattctgggACAGATTCTGCCCACAGATGCGGTCTCTGTCTATGCATAGTTGTGATGTATCAGAAAGAACTTTTGTAGACATTTTATTAAGGTGTTCGCATCTAGAAAATCTCAACGTGAACGGGTGTCGTGAGCTTCTTATGTCGGGAAGAGTGCTAGAACAAGAATCTGATGTTCTGTTGTTGAGTAAGACTCTTGTGAAACTTAAAGAATTAAGTCTTGCTTCAAATAGATATTTATCTGACGCTCTTTTCAACAGATTTGTAGCCATCACACCCAATCTAGAAGATCTGTCTCTGACAGGGTGTCAAATATCGTTCCATACTGGACTCTATAAAAAGTTttatccccgtaacatgtcagATAACGGCATCATCATGGCATCTGAAAGTGTTCTGACATTTCGCAATATATTACAGTACATTGTGTCTCAGGCAGAAAAGATAAGAAAATTAAGATTTAGTCGTACACTGATTGACCACACCGCGCTGTCACAACTAGCAGAAGTGCCAAAACTTCGTCTGCAGGCGCTACATCTCCAGTACTGCGAACAACTCAACAATACAGGCATACTGACGCTCACGGAATATCAGCAATCGTTAAATGAACTGGACCTGAGTTTGTGCTCACGCATCACTGACCAATCTCTGCTAGCTATTTGTCGCAATCTAAAAAACCTTTCAATTCTGAATATCCAGAGCTGCCGTGCTGTTACTAATTTAGGCGTGACAGAACTGTGTAATCTTAGGAAACTAGTCGACTTGAATCTGTCACAGTGTGAGCAAGTTACAGGGGAAGGGATTGAGAAGGGGTTGTGTTCCTATGTGAATCCAGAATTTAGACGTCTCTATCTCACTGCACTTCCACTGGACGAGAAAACTATCTGCCTTATAGCTGAGCATCTTCCTGGGTTAACGCATCTCGATTTGGGATGGTGCTTCAACGCAGTGACAGATACTTCCATTCAGGCAATCTGCCAGCATCAAGTATGGCTACGGTCCCTCAAACTGACTCGTTGTGACAAAGTGACAGATGCAGGACTCACAGGCATGGGGCTGAGGACAGAAAGAGTGGAGCAAACAGAAGGAAATGTTAATAATGAACAAAGTAGTGTAGTggaaaaggaaataaatgtaaTGCCTGACATTAGTAACGAAGGTGTTGTGCACAACGACCCTTTGCATAGAATATCATTACGGACTAAAGCTGAGCAGGATATTGTAAATGATGCCAAGAGGAAGAAGGTTGTACTGCAAATGTGTGAAGATCAGGATGTTGGACAAGTGGAAAGTGGATTCTCTCTTATTAGACTAAAAG GTTTGCAAGAATTAGACTTGTGTGGCTGCAATAGAATTACAGACGTTAGCCTAAAGTATGCCTTTAGCTTTCTTGAACTCCGACATTTGAATCTCAGTCTTTGTCAACAG GTAACTCATTCAGGCATCTCGGATCTGGCTTCAAAAAACCCAAGTATTGAGACTCTCATTATGAGCAACTGTCACAACATTACAGACGATGGTGTAGTCAACTTTGTGAAGTGCTTGCCAAGACTGAAACACCTTGACTTGCAG ATGTTCCCACCTCAGAAGTGGAACTCTCCACACAGTCAGACTAGCAGAGTCCAGGAAGGTCTTCATCGACCATATCTGGAGGTGTTAGCAACCAACCAgccaaccaatcaatcaaccaacatcCATTCTGGAGATGTTAGCAACCAACCAGTCAACAAATCAATCAACCAGCATTACTGTACATCAATGTTTCCAAACGAAACAAAATTCGGAGGAAGTTAA
- the LOC138699705 gene encoding uncharacterized protein isoform X1: protein MDSIITISSENVPKYTNTDVSLELPIEIIIYILEFLPLSDRISASQVCRLWHMASKDLKLHSNEVVVLHDDLTRPLLVFENSLGTFLHFVFKEVELGAKLTKFWDRFCPQMRSLSMHSCDVSERTFVDILLRCSHLENLNVNGCRELLMSGRVLEQESDVLLLSKTLVKLKELSLASNRYLSDALFNRFVAITPNLEDLSLTGCQISFHTGLYKKFYPRNMSDNGIIMASESVLTFRNILQYIVSQAEKIRKLRFSRTLIDHTALSQLAEVPKLRLQALHLQYCEQLNNTGILTLTEYQQSLNELDLSLCSRITDQSLLAICRNLKNLSILNIQSCRAVTNLGVTELCNLRKLVDLNLSQCEQVTGEGIEKGLCSYVNPEFRRLYLTALPLDEKTICLIAEHLPGLTHLDLGWCFNAVTDTSIQAICQHQVWLRSLKLTRCDKVTDAGLTGMGLRTERVEQTEGNVNNEQSSVVEKEINVMPDISNEGVVHNDPLHRISLRTKAEQDIVNDAKRKKVVLQMCEDQDVGQVESGFSLIRLKGLQELDLCGCNRITDVSLKYAFSFLELRHLNLSLCQQVTHSGISDLASKNPSIETLIMSNCHNITDDGVVNFVKCLPRLKHLDLQGCSQLTDASLAAIGQNCCNLKYLDISQCSGMSLEGSERMELHLQTLHTLHKRSLISKEHLKTSDKEPKQAPPPPPSPAKFRFLLRR, encoded by the exons ATGGACTCTATAATAACAATATCAAGTGAAAATGTTCCCAAATACACGAACACTGATGTGTCATTGGAATTACCGATTGAG ATCATAATATACATACTGGAGTTCCTGCCTTTGTCCGACAGAATCAGTGCCTCGCAGGTGTGTCGTCTATGGCATATGGCATCCAAAGATTTGAAATTGCATAGTAATGAAGTAGTCGTACTTCACGATGACCTGACCAGACCCCTTCTAGTCTTTGAAAATAGTCTTGGGACATTTCTTCATTTTGTGTTTAAAGAAGTAGAACTTGGagcaaaattaacaaaattctgggACAGATTCTGCCCACAGATGCGGTCTCTGTCTATGCATAGTTGTGATGTATCAGAAAGAACTTTTGTAGACATTTTATTAAGGTGTTCGCATCTAGAAAATCTCAACGTGAACGGGTGTCGTGAGCTTCTTATGTCGGGAAGAGTGCTAGAACAAGAATCTGATGTTCTGTTGTTGAGTAAGACTCTTGTGAAACTTAAAGAATTAAGTCTTGCTTCAAATAGATATTTATCTGACGCTCTTTTCAACAGATTTGTAGCCATCACACCCAATCTAGAAGATCTGTCTCTGACAGGGTGTCAAATATCGTTCCATACTGGACTCTATAAAAAGTTttatccccgtaacatgtcagATAACGGCATCATCATGGCATCTGAAAGTGTTCTGACATTTCGCAATATATTACAGTACATTGTGTCTCAGGCAGAAAAGATAAGAAAATTAAGATTTAGTCGTACACTGATTGACCACACCGCGCTGTCACAACTAGCAGAAGTGCCAAAACTTCGTCTGCAGGCGCTACATCTCCAGTACTGCGAACAACTCAACAATACAGGCATACTGACGCTCACGGAATATCAGCAATCGTTAAATGAACTGGACCTGAGTTTGTGCTCACGCATCACTGACCAATCTCTGCTAGCTATTTGTCGCAATCTAAAAAACCTTTCAATTCTGAATATCCAGAGCTGCCGTGCTGTTACTAATTTAGGCGTGACAGAACTGTGTAATCTTAGGAAACTAGTCGACTTGAATCTGTCACAGTGTGAGCAAGTTACAGGGGAAGGGATTGAGAAGGGGTTGTGTTCCTATGTGAATCCAGAATTTAGACGTCTCTATCTCACTGCACTTCCACTGGACGAGAAAACTATCTGCCTTATAGCTGAGCATCTTCCTGGGTTAACGCATCTCGATTTGGGATGGTGCTTCAACGCAGTGACAGATACTTCCATTCAGGCAATCTGCCAGCATCAAGTATGGCTACGGTCCCTCAAACTGACTCGTTGTGACAAAGTGACAGATGCAGGACTCACAGGCATGGGGCTGAGGACAGAAAGAGTGGAGCAAACAGAAGGAAATGTTAATAATGAACAAAGTAGTGTAGTggaaaaggaaataaatgtaaTGCCTGACATTAGTAACGAAGGTGTTGTGCACAACGACCCTTTGCATAGAATATCATTACGGACTAAAGCTGAGCAGGATATTGTAAATGATGCCAAGAGGAAGAAGGTTGTACTGCAAATGTGTGAAGATCAGGATGTTGGACAAGTGGAAAGTGGATTCTCTCTTATTAGACTAAAAG GTTTGCAAGAATTAGACTTGTGTGGCTGCAATAGAATTACAGACGTTAGCCTAAAGTATGCCTTTAGCTTTCTTGAACTCCGACATTTGAATCTCAGTCTTTGTCAACAG GTAACTCATTCAGGCATCTCGGATCTGGCTTCAAAAAACCCAAGTATTGAGACTCTCATTATGAGCAACTGTCACAACATTACAGACGATGGTGTAGTCAACTTTGTGAAGTGCTTGCCAAGACTGAAACACCTTGACTTGCAG GGATGCTCTCAGTTAACGGATGCAAGTCTTGCAGCAATTGGACAGAACTGTTGCAACTTGAAATATCTGGACATAAGTCAGTGCTCTGGGATGTCTCTGGAAGGATCAGAACGTATGGAACTCCACTTGCAGACCCTCCACACGCTCCACAAGAGAAGCCTCATTTCCAAAGAGCATCTTAAAACCAGTGACAAAGAACCAAAGCAAGCACCTCCACCTCCGCCCTCACCAGCAAAATTTCGATTCTTACTGCGACGCTAG